In the Bradyrhizobium guangzhouense genome, one interval contains:
- a CDS encoding histidine kinase, giving the protein MWQNLSLRGRINLLLALLLALGLAVNIARQVAEAGPRVQAEDQSVIRLAREFIEMIVADLNEAPDPDARLNQIAHDLNRLRHVSIALRDAGGNPLTPLRSGADDTPGPPAWFVSLVHPEQTAVTVPVSVHGKPGSLVITSHPNDEIAEIWDAIVTQLEVGSVIALALFLVMMTVVGRALAPLESLAQTMGELEGGDYDARVAPGGAPELAAICSRLNHLAATLGEAVEDKRRLAERAVSLQDVERKEIARELHDEFGPYLFSLRAHASALAKLADGRAPSADAVRKHGGALLEQINALQQFTRRVLERLRPVGLAELGLGKALESLSRLWRESHPDVTIETTISPALGPTGETADLTIYRVVQEALTNAFRHAGATAINVVIEPAEQPGRDGRFCARVRVSDNGRGMEPGQKLGFGLVGMRERILALGGTLNVASGESGVTVEALVPTAAA; this is encoded by the coding sequence ATGTGGCAAAATCTCTCCTTGCGCGGGCGCATCAACCTTCTGCTGGCGCTGTTGCTGGCGCTCGGGCTCGCCGTCAACATCGCTCGCCAGGTCGCGGAGGCGGGGCCGCGCGTGCAAGCCGAGGACCAAAGCGTGATCCGGCTGGCGCGCGAATTCATCGAGATGATCGTTGCCGATCTCAACGAGGCGCCGGATCCCGATGCCAGGCTGAACCAGATCGCGCACGATCTGAACCGTCTGCGCCATGTCAGCATCGCGCTTCGCGATGCCGGCGGTAACCCGCTGACACCATTGCGGTCCGGTGCGGATGATACGCCGGGGCCGCCGGCCTGGTTCGTCAGCCTGGTGCATCCCGAGCAGACCGCTGTCACTGTGCCGGTCTCGGTTCATGGCAAGCCAGGCTCCCTGGTGATCACCTCGCATCCCAACGACGAGATCGCCGAGATATGGGACGCCATCGTCACCCAGCTCGAGGTCGGATCGGTGATCGCGCTGGCGCTGTTCCTGGTGATGATGACCGTGGTCGGCCGCGCGCTCGCGCCGCTGGAATCTCTGGCGCAGACCATGGGCGAGCTCGAGGGCGGCGACTACGATGCGCGCGTTGCGCCCGGTGGCGCGCCGGAGCTGGCTGCGATCTGCTCCAGGCTCAATCATCTCGCGGCGACTCTCGGCGAGGCGGTCGAGGACAAGCGTCGCCTTGCCGAGCGCGCGGTGTCGCTCCAGGACGTCGAGCGCAAGGAGATCGCACGCGAGCTGCATGACGAGTTCGGGCCGTATCTGTTCTCGCTGCGCGCGCATGCCAGTGCGCTGGCGAAACTGGCCGATGGACGGGCGCCGAGCGCGGACGCCGTGCGAAAGCACGGCGGCGCGCTGCTGGAGCAGATCAACGCGCTGCAGCAGTTCACGCGCCGCGTGCTGGAGCGGCTGCGGCCGGTCGGGCTTGCCGAGCTGGGCCTCGGCAAGGCGCTGGAATCGCTGTCGCGGCTGTGGCGGGAATCGCATCCTGACGTCACCATCGAGACCACGATCTCGCCGGCGCTTGGCCCGACGGGCGAGACTGCCGACCTCACGATCTATCGCGTCGTGCAGGAGGCCCTCACCAACGCGTTCCGCCACGCCGGCGCAACTGCGATCAACGTCGTGATCGAGCCCGCGGAGCAGCCGGGCCGCGATGGCCGCTTCTGTGCGCGTGTGCGGGTCAGCGACAACGGCCGCGGCATGGAGCCCGGCCAGAAGCTCGGCTTCGGCCTCGTTGGCATGCGCGAGCGCATTCTGGCGCTCGGCGGCACGCTCAACGTCGCCAGTGGTGAGAGCGGCGTCACCGTGGAGGCGCTGGTTCCAACCGCGGCGGCCTGA